AGGCCTCTTAGGACACTCTTAGCTGTTGTGTTGCCTGCAAGCCAGAGGAAACGCTCTCTGTCAACCAAAGGGAAATGTCACTTTGGTGAAGCAGCAGTCTCTAACCCACTTTCATATCAGCCCACCATCAGATGTCTAGTCCTCATGTTAAAGATCCAGGTCAGGCGATACAATCAGCACTCACTTCGGGACTTCACGAGCTGTCACTCAGGGACGGACTTGTTAGAATGCATAGGGAGAGGAACAGGACCGGCCTATCGCTCAAATCGTGTTTTTTTGCTTCGTTTTTGTCATTTCCTGTTTTGCTGCTCTGATCTCTGTGTGCAGGGATAGTGCAGTTTTTAGGCCAGGCAGCTGATGTCTGTGGTGTCCTGTTTTTGTGGGCAGCATGTCTTGAAATATTACTTAAAAACACAGCTAAGCTTTGGTTTCAGAGAGGAGCCGATGGTCGTAATGAGAGAGATGATGACCGCCGCATGCTTTTGTTTGCACGTAGACTAGCAGACACACGGTGTACTAAATTTTTGGCTCTTTGCTGTTTTGATGAAAATGATAATTAGTTTTGATATAGATAATGATTTGGATTGGATAGTGAAGGACGCAATTGCTTAGCATACATGGAAATTTCTACCTCATGATGTTGGTTGAGAAAACGCCCAAAGCTGTAATCTAGGGAAAAGGTGATTTCTCTGAAAAATCTCAAATGTGAGTAAGAATTATTGACTAATGGTGTCGATCCTCCATCATTTAAACAGCTAACTATGCAAAATGCGTGGTGGATGTGTGTTGTGGTCTATCATATTGCTATCAAATGTCAATGAGAGAGCTTTTACCACCGAAGCCTACGCACACAGCTATCTCACCGAACTTACGATGTTGAGCATGTCAATATTTGTGGCCAATGAGATGCAATAGATCATTTGCATATCCTTTTCCATAGGCATCACCAGGAGACACCACAAGAAAGGTATGATCTACCACAGCGTGAGACACGTTACGTTGTAGTTCATTTTATTGAGTAATAGCAACAATGTTGTCGATCCCCACTCATTAGTGACCGTGTGCCTTCCCATCAGCCACCTCAGGTGGAGAAGAATGAGAGGAACTCAGCAGGTCCGACAGCTTCTTGTGTAAGGAGCGCCACGTGAAAGGACTCTTCCCGTTTTAGCTCCTGGCAATAGGGGGATTGGTGACAAACGGTTAAGAGAGGGATCAAAACACGCAAACATATCAGCCAGCCAATGGTTCACCGACAGTCCAATACGTTCGCATGCACGCCACAGACTTGTTTCAGCTGTTTTGTAATAGATGAAACTGAAACATCATATATTCCTCCACGGTTTTAGGTGTGTGTCATTATGTTGATGAATTTGCCTCTGTTTGACTTGGCTGTTTTTGTCATTCGATTTACACAGTTGATGTTTTAAGATGGTGCGTGTTGAGTAAGTTAGGTACTTGTGCTGATGCACTACAATTGATAGGCAGTTACTTGAAATGAAATGTCATCCCCATAGCACAGCTTCCTGTTTTCAACCCGAATGGATGCGGTTTAGAGGGCTTTAACGCCATCTgcatgtatttgcatttgaataaaTGCTTAGGCAGGGATTTTTTCTGAATCGTCCAAACTTTGCCACAAGAAGCCGAAGGGTCGGGAACAGTTCATTCGGATTTAGGCAAATTTGGAAATTCTTGTTTATTAAAGGTCACGGGTTTGCTTCCAACGCATATTAGCATGATTGTTTGTCCCAGACTTTACAGTTTGCAGGTGTCTTAACAGTTCATTGAACCAAACATGTCACTTCTTttttttgtatccatttatagtGCAGATTTGTACGTCTGGATGCACATATCCTTCCAAATGTTTTCGCTAAACCATTTCTGGTGCAAGACGATGCAGACATCCAAATTCCAAAAACCTCCTGTTAATTAGAAATATTGAAAGTGTGACCACAAATGACTCTTTCACCAAGTGAAAATGTTTCTAATCCAGTCATATAAAGACCCACTGACATATAAAGATCCTTGAACCCTACATCCCCTGACTACCTGACATTTACAAAACTACATCGAAACCCAAGTTCACAAGAGGTCGGGTTATCAAGTAATCTTTAAAGTTGACGCGTGATGAGAATTCCCATTAATGACTTAGTTATTAGTCATTAAAAAGGTTTCGGGTGtcttaaatatacatttataaatgtgtgCTTGATAATTTCAGTATAAATATGACGTTTTGAATTTTCTATATCTAAGTTTAGCATCAAATGATTTTGAAATCGGAAAAAAATAGCAGATATTATTATGACCACTCTAAAAAGTGCTAGGGGTTGTTTTAAaagattagtccattttcttaaaaaaaaaatccagataatttactcaccaccatgtcatccaaaatgttgatgtctttctttgttcagtagagatgacatttttttttttttatggaaaacattccaggattttcctcattttaatggactttaatggaccccaacacgtaacagttttaatgcagtttaaaattgcagtttcaaaggactctaaacaatcccaaacgaggcataagggttttatctagtgaaacgattgtaatttttgacaagaaaaaaaaataaaaatatgcacttttaaaccacaacttctcgtctttctCCGGtcatgtgacgcgccagcgcgacctcacgtattTGCGTAgtgccgtggaaaggtcacgtgttacatatatgaaacgcacatttgcggactattttaaacaataaactgacacaaagacattaattagtatcattcgacatacaacaacgtcggaacggtcctctttctccacacttgtaaacactgcatatgtcatccgtgacctcttgacgtgatgacctATTGtgtgaggttgcgctggcgcgtCCCAGGACTGGAGGAaaacaagaagttgtggtttaaaagtgcatatttttatttttcatgtcaaaaatgacaatcgtttcgctagataagacccttatgcctcatttgagtCCTCTGaagctgcaattttaaactgcattaaaactgttacgtgttggggtccattaaagtccattaaaatgagaaaaatcctggaatgttttcctcaaaaaacataatttcttctcgactgaacaaagaaagacatcaacattttggatgaaatggtggtgcgtaaattatctggattttttttttaaagaaaatttactAACCCAAGGTTGGGTCACTATTGGATAGAccacactgctgggttaaaatgacccaactgcCAGGTAACAATAACCAATaaaacattgggtcattttaacccagcagtgtggTCTATCCAATACTGACCCAACcgtgggttaaaacaacctagTATTTTAAATGCTAGGGTCAAAAAGGAACAAATCCAaccctatgctgggttgtttgagTCAATTGTAGAAATTatctgggttaaattaacccagtgAATTGGTTTTGTgtctttttgacccaaccctgatgggttaaaaataacccagcatttttaagagtgtaaactGATGGAAACAAAGATGCTACATGATGAATACATAATATGAACATCTGCAAGCAAACCAAAGCAGATTTTTTGAGTCAGCCATTACCGACATATGCAATCCCTCTTTTTTCCCACAGAATTGGTGAGGTGTGTTACTCAACATGCATACATGTGAAAGGTCACTTTATACTGTCTTGTTCAGTAGCTGTCTCACTTTCACTCTTTGCTTCAGACTGAAAGCACTACAGTGCTTTGAAGAGCGTTACTGAAATGTGTCTGGGGTATTTTTACAATTGGCACGCTTTACAGGTAATCCCACAGGCTTGCTAGTAACAGGTGTGAATGTTCACTATTTTCTCACGTGCAGCAGAAGACTGCTCGCATGGAGTATGAGTCAAGCTCGTTTCGCTGCTGAGCTCTTTATGAATAATTCTGAAAGTCCCTTACACCAGAAGATTGACCACAGAGCTTAAAGAAGCCTTTATATCAAATTCGGGTTTTTGGCTGACATAACAAAAAAGAGGAGAGGTAACGGTGGGCTGCGTTCCGACTCCATGCCGATGACTGAATCAGAAAACATGACGGATCGTTGAATGAATCAGTCGATCTGTGAATGAAACGTGAAATGAATCAATGAAAGAAGCGTTCCATTAGCTACTGGAAAACTTGCAGGGCACGGCCTCTGTTTCTGGAGGCTAAACCTTCACAGCCACCTTCGTACTCTCCTCTGCCCACGGTGGAAGGACACGGTGCTTGTTCCTATAGCTTTTGCTTTGTTTGGAGGTTTGGTCCCTTGCACTGACCTAGTCTTAGTGGAACCGAGACGGTGAATCACTTCACACCTTATCCGGTTGAGAAGAAACACTCcttcatttttctgtttttgttcagagactttcCAAGTGATCGCTTGTGGCTTGACTGAGCGTGGTGCCAACAGCAGATCGATGTAGATTTTACGCGCGGCTACTATCGTGTTATAGTGGTTTCTTGGTGTGCGGGGTTGTTTCTTTACAGGGTTCGACGTCTCGATCGGTATCTTCTGCTCGAGACATCTCGCCCTGGGGTTGCATCATCGCAAATTCTGAACGTGCCCACTCACAGGTTTACTCAGTCAGAGAGTGAAACTCGGTTGTGTGAGCGGTCTGAATGAGTTGTTTTGCCTCCTAATGCTTATTTTTCTGTTCTCTGATTGTCTCTTTCAGTGGGCAAACCACACAAGTGCAACTACTGTGGGCGGAGCTACAAACAGCGTACGTCATTGGAGGAGCACAAAGAACGGTGTCATAATTACTTGCAGGGCGCCGGCATGGACTCCGCCTCCAATCCTGGCCCCTATCCAGGTGTGTGGTTCATACATACTTCATTGAGAATGTTTTGCACTTCATTAATTGAGTTCAACTATGACTTCTTGTGAAATTGTTTGTTGTTGTGATGTTCCTCGGGTGTGTTCCTTGGAAgctactttttttattttatttgcctTATGCGGTAATACAGTTCCTATTTTAGTTAAATTTAATTTCTgctttaaatgaataaataattcaaAAGCTTTCGAATGTTAAAAAGAAACTGCCACCTTAAATAAAGCGCTGCCATCTCACACTTAAAATAAAGTCTCTTGCGGTTTTTTTGCTCGGGCTGCATGCTTCCATAGAGAACCATTAACGTCCACATCACCATTTGGTTGCCTAACAGGTTGTTTGTAGTAGTagaaaggtaaaaaaaaaaaaaattttggggGGGGCCGAAATTGTCTTTCTGTGGCATCACTGTGAAGAGCCCTTTAtaacacctttatttttaagatttgtATCCGGTGCCAATGCATTGGTATTCAAGTGTGTAAATTAAAGCGTACACAGTTTCCTGATCAGGTTTGCAGCAGTCACACTTTTATGTGATGAGAAAAAAGCCCATATACTAGGTAGTAATGCCATGAAAGCATGTCTTTCTGTATTAAAAGTCTGAACAAATTACTCCTAACCTGTTCATAAGAGTGAATCAAAAACATACAACACAACCAGCCTTGTAGCGATCACAgataaaattataaaagaatttATGCATATTATTTATGCATATCTAGCATGTCCCGATTTGAGCTTTGCCTACTATAATCAATAGTCCCAATGAGTTGTTATATGgatactttattttatttaaatattgcaTTGATTTGAAAAGAAAACCTTGTTCACATTGACCAAGGAGAAAAAACCCTCCATCAGTCAATGGGTATCAGGTGATCCGGATTGTTCATATCTTTCTTGTGTCATTCTGTGGATGTAAAGGTTGGACAGGGGTGGAAgcttgtgttgttgttttgatattttattgttaatttataaaaattcatgtctgcgttttGTACTGCTATTAGTTCAGCAGACGTGCATTAACCTCTCAAGACCCGAGCTttgatttgtctttttttagatttcttccagctattttggggttaggaagaaccaataaatataataaccaaatatttttcttgaacatgaagcagttaTTGTcaacgtttgtgtacaacaggttccagttacacagaattaaccTTGGAGAACCCACGGGATCAAATTTGGCCACTGTTAATTGCTGCtacccaaaatgttttttgggtTCTCCGGGGTTAAATATTATGGTGCAAAAAAAAGTGATGTCCACATACGTGGGCATCCATGTCTTAggacaggggttctcaaagtttacattcagaggtccaaatctgaattctcatcattttcataggtccggaaatcaacacaaatagtttgggggGGGGGAATAAgtgttttttgcatttaaagtaatttttttttaaacaaacacaaaaaatatgccaaaagtaaccaggtgcaaaatacagagcaacctacttagagaaatggcacagtttgttctccatcagatgcataaaccatggcaaaaaagtgtggttggtaggcagagacactgaccaaaattaggggtgctcctataaattggctgatgatgcttgctttgcttctcaatgaattacggtgaaatgctgctacatccaaaagccatgGGGGGgctctcgggcagaaacttaatatgcgctgcagatgAAGAACTAGACACACGcatctccaggaaatgtcttaaggatatatttatattgctgttcttcaaaccttttcaggtatttcatgataataaagaatatgtataaagattatgtatgccgagtgttgctttttcaaatgcatggtttaaacgactcaaaccaacagtgatttcagattgataaggatttactgatcaaaagccgtagtacatgaagtagctgtgcataatatctgggtgtgatggctacagcgttaggacatttttgaataactcgttttattttcggaatCGGACCAgaaatactcttaaatctaaaaaggaaaaaaaactaaacgaatggttaacaagtttaatatgcatttgtaaagtagcaaatgcacacatttaatcaatcacatagaaatgaatgcacttgtaatatgaagtgaacgcgggtccggatcaagttcccgtcgagtccggatccggaccagagtccggactttgagaacccctgtctTAGGATGTTAAACCTGGCACGAAAGATTATTTCTTCACAGCTTTATTGTTTAAGTATTGCAAATCTGCAACAGTTTATACTGTTTGGTGGTGTTtggttttaattattttgacaTCATATAAACACATCATTGGGTTCGTTGTAATGGCCACTTTTCACAGCAGTTTACTCCTGTAACtcctataaaaaaaattaaccatggtttttattacattaatcATGATAACCACAAATAGTAATTGCAAATTTATCATTGTCACACTTTGGAGGGATGCACTGTATACAAGGGGGGGGGGGCATGCCGAAAACGTTTGATAACCACTGTTCTAGACCAGTTTTCACTTATCATTcccctctgattttagggttaaTTTATGGTTAGGGTTACATTAATCATGATAACCACAAATAGTAATTGCAAATTTATCATTGTCACACTTTGGAGGGATGCACTGTAtacaagggggggggggggggcatgcCGAAAACGTTTGATAACCACTGTTCTAGACCAGTTTTCACTTATCATTcccctctgattttagggttaatttatggttagggttgggATTTGGGGTGGGTGtaggttttatttaaaaaaaaaaaaaaagttgttgtcctgaggacatctctcacttggcaaaatcaggtcgagaacgaaaaaaaaaacatggttacacggttataataaaatcaataaaaccgtggtaaattttttataaagcaaacaacgaaaataatttttatccaaaaatgcacgcttttatccaaagtgacttacagtgcatttcatggtatacatttttatcactaGGTGTGTACCTTTTGCTGCTAACGCAATTAATTTTGCTTTTAGTTATGAAAGCCAACACCAACTCTGTGTATTAATATTACTGCACTAAGAACTTGCAGTGTAACCTAAATCTTATCTGTTTTTCTTGCTTTCTCAGGAGAAGTTCAGAAGGACCAGAGACCCCTGGATTCGGCTGGCATGGCAGCATTCGACCGGCCTCCTGTAATTGAAAGATTGCAGGGGAATGTAGGTAAACGGAAGAGTACCACGCCACAGAAGTTTGTGGGTGAGTGTCACCTCAGCAGAAAGTGTGGTTGAATCTACTGTATGCAACACATTGATCTTCAAAGTTTTAGCGGTGCTAATGAATGTAGGCAGGTCACATGGTTCAAAAAACCGAATGTGATTCAACCTCACACATGCAGTCACTGTTATAAATGTGGACGCGGTGATAACACTGCGTGGGAACGTACTCAGAATCACTAGTGTAGTTTTTCGTTGTCGTCTCCTGATTTGAAATAATGTACTTTGCACGGGCCGATTCCCGTCTTGtaggttacattttttttttaagatgaacCAGATTAAAGCAGTCTGGGATAATTTGCTGTGACTGTCGAGCATCGCTGCACCGCAGCGATCCAGAGACTTCAATCAGATGTTTATTAATGTTGAAATTTTGTGAGCAAGGTGCAGTCTTTAAAAGACAGCTTGCTTGTGCTGCAAAGAATGATAATTGTGGCACATTATTATAATACTTATGTTCAGCATCTGGTTAAACTGGATTATTTAGTgagatttttgttttttggttCATAATGCTACATTTCTTCATAAGATAAAATGGAGCAGCGCTCACATTAAAATGAACAATCGAAAATGCTTTGAATTTTAAAGGCTGCATGTAATATCTGCATAAATCAACAAGTATTAAagtgaaagagaaaaaaaaagtttcgagtaggagttgttgtttttttcattcTGTGGTTTTTGCACACCTGTAACTTTGCCATTGCTTTTACTGAGTACGCCAGAGCAGCTTACCGCATCCATATTATGCAGGGGTTAAATTTTCGCACTCTGGTCTCCAAACGGGGCTTTCCATCATTAATGCTCGAAAAAACATAGTAACAGTATTTTCACTGCAGTAGATTTTATTTTCATCTTACAGTAAATTGCTGGGTAGATGAAGTAGATTTGTTTATCGCAATGGAAACTTTGCGGGTGTTAACGTGTGTTTTATTGTGCTGTTTGTTTAGGTGAAAAAATGGTTCGCTATTCGTACCCTGAGCTGAACTACGAGATGGGCCTAAAGTATGAGAAAGAAGCCGAATTGATGCAAGTCCAAATGATAGACCATGCTATTAGTAATGCCATCAACTACCTGGGTTCTGAATCCCTAAGGCCTGTGGTCCACCATCCGTCTCTATCCATGGCCGAGGTGGTACCTATGGTGAACCCTCTCTTCCATCCCGTCTACCCACTGGGACCGCGCATGGACCGGCCCAGCAGCCGCGAGGCTCCTCATTTGCCCCACCCTAACCATGAGTTCCCACACCCGACCAATGGAGCGATCTCATTGGTCAGACCCAAGAATCCTCAGTCAGCCCGAGATGGCTCACCGTGCAACAGCGGGCAGGATTCCGCCGATTCGGCACGGAGCAGCCCCCGGGACAAGCTCAGTATCAACGCCAGGTCCAGATCCAGCCCTGGTTTCGGAAGGTCGGAGGAAGGCAGGGCGATCGACGCCACCCGCATCGCCCCGAGGGATGGGGTCCGGGTCTTCGGACGCGAGGGGCAGGAGCTGAGGGTGTTCCAGTGCGAGCACTGCCGCGTTCTGTTCCTGGACCACGTCATGTATACCATCCACATGGGTTGCCACGGTTACAGAGACCCATTGGAGTGCAACATCTGCGGCCACTGCAGCAAAGATCGCTACGAGTTCTCCTCGCACATCGTCCGTGGGGAACACACCTTTCGCTAAGAGCCCCAAACACAGGGCGGCATGTAAGGAGGCAAAAACGCTCACCTGAAGCATTATGTGAGCACCATATAACAGATATATGAAGGTTTGGGTCCAATAGAAATGGAGCTGTTTGAAGATTTTTGTTGTGGTGTGGGGATGAGTACGTTTATGATGTGAATGTTTTGTTTTGGCTCATTCACCCTGCTTTAACGTTTGTTAAATACGACAGCCAACATGTTGGTGTTTGTTAAAGCAGCATTTGTTAGCCTTATTTTTAATCCCCCTATATAGACATTCcctatgtttgttttttgattGTTGTGTATGTACTGAATCTTTCAGCAGAGCAGCTATATGTTATCCTAAGTTGTGAAGTTCTTGACCTTTTGTTGTCTGTATTTTTCGGAGTACCTCAACGCATGCTGTCGCTCCTGTTACATGGACCATGATTTATTTTACAGGACAAAGGACGTCACCGGAGGACCACTCAAGAACTAAATAATACTTAGTGTAGTgaaaaacgaacaaaaaaaAAGACTGTATTCATGGCTTCATGCTGCTGTGGCTTCTCAGTGCCTTGCTGATGTTTTGAATGGCACAATTTGCCTTTTTATGGAGtattttttatctttctttATCAGCCATTCCCTTTCTTTCAAGTTCCAGACAAACTCGTGAGTTTTCATTAataatacatatttttattattttttatgcgATGATAATATCTCAAAAGAAGTGCTGTGGGTTGATACAACAACTCGGACAGAATTTGATGAAGCGTTATCGACAATCTCCAGTGTCTCGCAGATCTTAATGGGGGACACGAAAAAACTATCAGATGAAGACAGATGAGTTTCGCGTGCCGTCTTTTGCTGCTGTTGTCTGTCGTCTCATGCGCTTAATATGCACTTGGCTGAAAGCAAGCACATGCCTTGATAAACCTGCTTTTTGCACTGTTAGCTTGAGGCCTTGGGCAAAAATCTGCTATTTTCATGCTATTGATAAAGGAAACAAAGGTCAGAGTGCAGTTTAGCTATAAAGTCACTGCACACTATATTGTCATTGTATGTATGATTCAGCAGTCGCAGTATCGATATGTATACCGTATATAACCTGCTGCATATGTAGTTTCACTTCTTTTTAACATGCTTCAACAACAGGGTTGCCATATACCTTTGGGTGAAATCGCCGAATTTCATTCAGCCTTCAGACCAAATGCCTCATTACTGTCTTTGAACTATCATCTTGAATAATAGgacttctttttttattttcgtATTGCACAAAGTCTATTTTCAATACAGGTCGACACACACGCCTGCCACAAAATAACGTGTTATTAAACTTTCACAGGGCTTCTGAAATATGCACGGATAGTTTTGGTTAGCTTCTGGTTAGAAAGTGCATTTTATTTGAACGCAGTAAACAACACGCGACCTGAGCGAGTTTCGGTTAGTTAACAGAACAAAGCAGATCTTTAAAATCAGATGGCGTGACAAATACGTTTTTGAGTTAATAGATGTCAAAAGATTGGAGAGATTTCATCGCTTGGAAGCTTCGAGAGATACAAATGCGGTTATTTATCttattacccccccccccccaacctTTGTACTTTTTCTGCATCAAGCATGTGAAACTTTTTGAGAATTGTTAACTACCGTCTTCACAATTGTTGATATCAGCGTTTAAAATATTTACCAAACTGTTTAAGGGGTTGTTTAGCCAAACGTTgatccaaacctgtatacatttctttgttttgctgaataGGAAAATATTTGTAATCAGCTAGGAAATAGGaacaccactgacttccatagtagaaataaaatactattgaagtcaatggtgctccaatACTGTTTGGTTACCAACTTAAATTGGAAA
The genomic region above belongs to Paramisgurnus dabryanus chromosome 15, PD_genome_1.1, whole genome shotgun sequence and contains:
- the ikzf2 gene encoding zinc finger protein Helios isoform X2, translating into MDMESLNGYTASNGDCSPRKENSRMLVDLSTNTPNGQHSQSPDSPPALTIKQEEGTEEETERRPIGPDETGHSGEEGSGLEDPMIDSPNNIQDAGPGTEAQNDIGLRQPNGERPFQCNQCGVSFTQKGNLLRHIKLHTGEKPFKCPFCNYACRRRDALTGHLRTHSVGKPHKCNYCGRSYKQRTSLEEHKERCHNYLQGAGMDSASNPGPYPGEVQKDQRPLDSAGMAAFDRPPVIERLQGNVGKRKSTTPQKFVGEKMVRYSYPELNYEMGLKYEKEAELMQVQMIDHAISNAINYLGSESLRPVVHHPSLSMAEVVPMVNPLFHPVYPLGPRMDRPSSREAPHLPHPNHEFPHPTNGAISLVRPKNPQSARDGSPCNSGQDSADSARSSPRDKLSINARSRSSPGFGRSEEGRAIDATRIAPRDGVRVFGREGQELRVFQCEHCRVLFLDHVMYTIHMGCHGYRDPLECNICGHCSKDRYEFSSHIVRGEHTFR
- the ikzf2 gene encoding zinc finger protein Helios isoform X1 translates to MLKFCPLNMDMESLNGYTASNGDCSPRKENSRMLVDLSTNTPNGQHSQSPDSPPALTIKQEEGTEEETERRPIGPDETGHSGEEGSGLEDPMIDSPNNIQDAGPGTEAQNDIGLRQPNGERPFQCNQCGVSFTQKGNLLRHIKLHTGEKPFKCPFCNYACRRRDALTGHLRTHSVGKPHKCNYCGRSYKQRTSLEEHKERCHNYLQGAGMDSASNPGPYPGEVQKDQRPLDSAGMAAFDRPPVIERLQGNVGKRKSTTPQKFVGEKMVRYSYPELNYEMGLKYEKEAELMQVQMIDHAISNAINYLGSESLRPVVHHPSLSMAEVVPMVNPLFHPVYPLGPRMDRPSSREAPHLPHPNHEFPHPTNGAISLVRPKNPQSARDGSPCNSGQDSADSARSSPRDKLSINARSRSSPGFGRSEEGRAIDATRIAPRDGVRVFGREGQELRVFQCEHCRVLFLDHVMYTIHMGCHGYRDPLECNICGHCSKDRYEFSSHIVRGEHTFR